Proteins found in one Plasmodium malariae genome assembly, chromosome: 13 genomic segment:
- the PmUG01_13047500 gene encoding ribosome maturation protein SBDS, putative produces the protein MGALFQPINQVKFTNVAIVKYKHKGKKFEIACYKNKIIDWRNGTELNIDDVLQSHLIFTNISKGEIAKKSELSACFNTDNNYEICKTILEKGTLQISNKERTILKEKIYKDIIEILHEMSVNPQTGYPLSTNMIESMVKNLGYSINIDDSAKKQALKVFDILSKEYDEIIQRAFMRIQIICDDIVKDEVIKFLNSNNVIIEEQEVTNNMKSGVDNVNIKHNHEYEHNNVEENIKRETNTYENSMDGHENDSTCVESQLSVQENGEVIHYNAEPKSVNMKGEEKYETENKDGNYNDGYSNCNGYKYEDKFDHCENPSNSNNDTNIRVSKYTTRRKQKDTQEKDKPDEPKNVFDINDTAYNERDENFSKKDKKEKNVLLHNNNFMEEKKKNLKKENSVQNDDIKASDSFSDDLKIKFKQKKNKQDKERKEKFSGTHKIVFLCYPCVYRYIHDLTKKYKKNCSSKILSNNVKIATFNKKKKNDRDIPVILDVHIENTTEKSKTKGNKNICNGNTKGKGKCRINQSDNEKDGWSYKENEQEFNGGNENKEGITKSEFNSINNSNSNIILAKSGQKLNNEIKDNINGADIIMCTSCLTRIEKSNYKLHCRSDFHVYNVKRKYKKLPPISLEEYKEIDFDVSHFHVDM, from the exons atgGGGGCGCTATTTCAGCCGATAAACCAAGTAAAGTTTACAAATGTTGCTATAGTTAAATACAAGCACAAAGGGAAGAAATTCGAAATTGCTTGttacaaaaacaaaattattgaCTGGAGAAATG gAACCGAGTTGAACATAGATGACGTTCTTCAGTCTCATTTAATTTTCACAAATATATCGAAAGGGGAGATAGCCAAAAAATCGGAATTGAGCGCATGCTTTAATACTGATAACAATTATGAAATATGCAAAACTATTTTAGAAAAAG GAACGTTACAGATAAGTAACAAGGAAAGGAcgatattaaaagaaaaaatttacaaagaTATTATCGAAATTTTGCACGAAATGAGTGTAAATCCGCAAACGGGTTATCCCCTCTCAACAAATATGATAGAAA GTATGGTCAAAAATCTTGGCTatagtataaatatagatGACAGCGCAAAGAAACAAGCCCTCAAAgtttttgatattttaagTAAGGAATATGATGAAATAATTCAAAGAGCATTTATGagaatacaaataatttgtGATGATATTGTAAAGGATgaagtaataaaatttttaaatagcaATAATGTAATTATAGAAGAACAAGAAGTAACCAATAACATGAAAAGTGGAGTagataatgtaaatattaaacataatcatgaatatgaacataataatgtagaggaaaatataaaaagagaaactAATACATATGAAAATAGCATGGATGGACACGAAAATGATAGTACATGTGTTGAATCTCAATTAAGTGTACAGGAAAATGGTGAAGTTATACACTATAATGCCGAACCTAAGAGCGTAAACATGAAAGGGGAAGAAAAGTATGAAACTGAAAATAAGGATGGTAATTATAATGATGGTTATAGTAACTGTAACGGTTACAAATATGAAGATAAATTTGATCATTGTGAAAACCccagtaatagtaataacgaTACGAATATTCGTGTAAGCAAATATACTACCAGGAGAAAGCAAAAAGATACACAAGAAAAGGACAAGCCAGATGAACCGAAAAATGTGTTTGATATAAATGATACAGCTTACAATGAAAGAGATGAGAATTTCTCCAAAAAGgataagaaagaaaaaaatgttttactacacaataacaattttatggaagaaaaaaaaaaaaatctcaaaaaggaaaatagtGTACAGAATGATGATATCAAAGCGAGCGACTCTTTTAGTGAtgatttgaaaataaaatttaaacaaaaaaagaataaacaagataaagaaagaaaagaaaaattttcgGGAACTCataaaatagtatttttatgttaccCTTGTGtttatagatatattcaTGATTTaacaaagaaatataaaaaaaattgttctagtaaaattttaagtaataatgttaaaatagccacttttaataaaaagaaaaagaacgATCGGGACATTCCTGTAATTCTGGATGTACACATTGAAAATACTAcggaaaaaagtaaaactaAGGGAAATAAAAACATCTGTAATGGTAACACTAAGGGGAAAGGTAAATGTAGAATCAACCAAAGTGATAATGAGAAAGATGGATGGagttataaagaaaatgaacAGGAATTCAATGGCGGAAATGAGAATAAGGAAGGCATCACAAAAAGTGAGTTCAAcagtattaataatagtaatagtaatattattctAGCTAAATCGGGCCAAAAGCTCAATAACGAGATAAAGGATAACATAAATGGCGCAGATATAATAATGTGCACAAGTTGTTTAACGAGAAtagaaaaaagtaattacAAATTACATTGTAGGAGTGATTTTCATGTATATAATGTCAAAAGaaagtacaaaaaattaCCCCCCATTTCACTTGaagaatataaagaaatCGACTTTGACGTTTCGCACTTTCATGTTGATATGTGA
- the PmUG01_13047600 gene encoding ankyrin-repeat protein, putative, translating to MFNYESIFIDEDGLSDMTIEDVKKLKPYWNVQIANFKENANEPVFTLLQMAIILNKKTIVGYLLARRGLDINALSRNNQTALMIACEKKVPLDWIEAILQKGGDLGINIKDDYEETALDKCDLYSKTYQLLLKYGAIENRNALKMKDNMPKQSKYGGNLWFNVCGCGTRYYK from the exons atgtttaattatgaaagtatatttattgaCGAAGACGGTTTATCAG ACATGACCATAGaagatgtaaaaaaattgaaaccATACTGGAACGTACAAATAGCTAATTTTAAGGAAAA TGCGAACGAACCTGTTTTCACTCTTTTGCAAATGGCGATTATACTCAACAAAAAAACGATCGTGGGGTATTTGTTGGCTAGACGAGGTTTAGATATTAATGCCCTTAGTAGGAACAACCAAACAGCTCTAATGATTGCTTGCGAGAAAAAA gTACCTCTTGATTGGATTGAAGCAATTTTACAAAAAGGAGGCGACCTAGgtataaacataaaagacGATTACGAGGAAACCGCTCTAGATAAATGTGATTTATACTCAAAAa CCTATCAattacttttaaaatatggagctatagaaaat aGGAATGCCTTGAAAATGAAAGACAACATG CCTAAACAATCGAAGTATGGAGGAAATTTATGGTTTAACGTTTGCGGATGTGGAACaagatattataaataa
- the PmUG01_13047800 gene encoding eukaryotic translation initiation factor 2 subunit gamma, putative, whose amino-acid sequence MNVSEKDKLAEQNLETLDVTKLTPLSEDVISRQATINLGTIGHVAHGKSTLVHAISGVHTVRFKHEKERNITIKLGYANAKIYKCTNPECEPPECYKSYESSKEDDPMCPRENCKHKMKLLRHVSFVDCPGHDILMATMLNGAAVMDAALLLVAGNESCPQPQTSEHLAAVEIMRLKHILILQNKVELIKEEQALKQQKEIRNFVSGTAADRAPIIPISAVLKYNIDVVCEYIVTQISIPKRDFISSPHMIVIRSFDVNKPGEDIETLQGGVAGGSILHGVLKVGDKIEIRPGIISKDEKGEITCRPIISQILSMFAENNNLKYAVPGGLIGVGTRIDPILTRADRLVGQVIGHLNKLPDCFAEIEISYYLLRRLLGVKSQDGEKNTKVAKLKNGEFLMINIGSTSIGCRVTGIKSELAKLELTGPVCTKIGDKIALSRRVDKHWRLIGWGQINKGKPLELQEPI is encoded by the coding sequence ATGAATGTTAGTGAGAAGGATAAATTGGCTGAGCAAAATTTAGAAACGTTAGATGTAACTAAATTAACACCATTAAGTGAAGATGTAATAAGCAGACAAGCTACAATAAATTTAGGCACAATTGGACATGTGGCTCATGGAAAATCAACCTTAGTGCATGCTATTTCTGGCGTACATACTGTTAGGTTTAAAcatgaaaaagaaagaaatattactataaaatTAGGTTATGCAAAtgctaaaatatataaatgcacaaACCCAGAATGTGAACCACCTGAATGTTATAAATCTTATGAAAGTAGTAAAGAAGACGATCCTATGTGTCCACGAGAAAACTGTAAACATAAAATGAAACTATTAAGGCATGTTTCTTTTGTCGATTGTCCAGGCCATGATATTTTAATGGCTACTATGTTAAATGGTGCTGCAGTTATGGATGCGGCTCTTTTACTTGTTGCTGGTAATGAATCTTGCCCACAGCCACAAACATCAGAACATTTAGCTGCTGTTGAAATTATGAgattaaaacatattttaattttacaaaataaagtaGAATTAATTAAAGAAGAACAAGCATTAAAACAACAGAaagaaataagaaattttGTTTCAGGTACTGCTGCTGATAGGGCACCTATTATTCCTATCAGTGcagttttaaaatataatatcgATGTAGTATGTGAATACATAGTTACACAAATAAGCATACCGAAAAGAGATTTTATATCGTCCCCTCATATGATTGTTATTAGATCTTTTGATGTTAATAAACCTGGAGAAGATATTGAAACATTACAAGGAGGAGTAGCAGGTGGTAGTATTTTACATGGTGTTTTAAAAGTAGGtgataaaattgaaatacGACCTGGTATTATATCAAAAGATGAAAAAGGAGAAATTACTTGTAGACCTATCATTTCACAAATACTGTCTATGTTTgcagaaaataataatttaaaatatgctgTACCTGGTGGTTTAATAGGTGTTGGCACACGAATTGACCCAATTTTGACAAGAGCGGATCGATTAGTTGGTCAGGTAATTGgtcatttaaataaattaccaGACTGTTTTGCAGAAATTgaaatttcttattatttattgagAAGATTATTAGGTGTGAAATCTCAAGATGGGGAAAAAAATACCAAAGTtgctaaattaaaaaatggagAATTTTTAATGATCAATATTGGATCGACATCTATTGGATGTAGAGTCACAGGTATCAAAAGTGAGCTAGCCAAATTGGAATTAACGGGACCTGTATGCACAAAAATTGGAGATAAAATAGCATTAAGTAGAAGAGTGGACAAGCATTGGCGTCTAATTGGATGGGGCCAAATTAATAAGGGAAAACCCTTGGAGCTGCAAGAgccaatttaa
- the PmUG01_13047700 gene encoding conserved Plasmodium protein, unknown function, producing MCIVYLVFVIFFLVNNVSCINLQIGSQKYTLSSNKIKKDLLDFYNTLNVLKSDKYLKENIKKINLYTKFRKRLYKNRLSVYANISIKEKGEDVPVKVVEEKENKEGEEEKNRNVLHQEIFTNFLKFNKNNFFCVDELGLDINIPVLKNSNLGASVVYQLPKMVYVNAYANAYNTIIKGEFNTVDLIKRISFFQFFENFYVNANYDFKNQKALVNLESKLYEYYNKYGDNISFNNKVIIERNNTNDYNGSVCLSLKYNNNIFTPIFNFKDKSYEYIYDNLSANRKFSVKIDKDRNVHFNYLSFDKVNESNKYFLFFNFVFSNPMQSIITLKREFIF from the exons ATGTGCATAGTATATTTGGTTTttgtgattttttttttggtgaaTAATGTATCatgtataaatttacaaattgGAAGTCAAAAATATACGTTGAgttcaaataaaattaaaaaagaccTTCTAGATTTTTACAACactttaaatgttttaaagtccgataaatatttaaaagaaaacattaaaaaaattaatttgtaCACAAAATTTCGGAAAagattatacaaaaatagaTTAAGTGTTTATGCAAATATTAGcattaaagaaaaaggagAAGATGTACCTGTTAAAGTagtagaagaaaaagaaaataaagaggGAGAGGAAGAGAAAAATAGGAACGTTCTACATCAAGAAATTTTTacgaattttttaaaatttaataaaaataattttttttgtgttgaTGAGTTAGGGTTAGATATTAATATTCCGgtgttaaaaaatagtaatttagGTGCAAGTGTAGTATATCAGCTTCCGAAAATGGTGTATGTAAATGCGTATGCAAATGCTTACAATACAATTATTAAAGGGGAGTTCAATACAGtagatttaataaaaagaataagtttttttcaattttttgaaaatttttatgttaatgcAAATTATGATTTTAAAAATCAAAAAGCTCTTGTAAATTTAGAAAgcaaattatatgaatattacaataaatatgGTGATAACATTAGTTTCAACAACAAAGTAATAATTGAAAGGAACAATACTAACGATTACAATGGATCGGTTTGTCTGTCCCtgaaatataacaataacatttttactcccatttttaattttaaagacAA GTCttatgagtatatatatgataactTGAGCGCAAACAGGAAGTTTAGCGTAAAAATAGATAAAGACAGAAATGTTCATTTTAATTACTTATCATTCGACAAAGTTAATGaatcaaataaatattttttattctttaattttgtattctCAAACCCAATGCAGTCAATAATAACGCTAAAGcgtgaatttattttttaa
- the PmUG01_13047400 gene encoding conserved Plasmodium protein, unknown function, whose protein sequence is MEIKLNTIFNDILLLQTDEHKIENHDKCFVDKRQNILCAECINKILFNNCPLYKKYLLFKSLNDIYSVNNCHDFRHHFSFFLLDHTLFLSNTFEYLEGTTKLNEQDNDNNKEDDYAYSVNNELIILATNACKEFLNICSEDLCNIFKDAIYTCVLVRLKKISSYNKKKKNSFILKFLKNLIDHIEVIHTTLKEESVVIEGFMKLFIQNYSINENSKNEKPKKIYFYPNQFFLNQQNDSINVDDYNNKELLLTLQIIYSLWNENSLWQIKHDLLKNFFIILIKNFKYINKNTDLCNYCIEFIYLITKNLNDITYFFNTIIFHSESKKGSQEAINTPTIVSGDNINSNSNHQQTLSSSIHISSNQKERNWNDLFTSHYLGKNNVSYESGDASKPEELCRRSEYNKNEILFEIYKDEGEESTEKGKLTYKRKNSEKKYNENYTKEVELKHINYKFRQKEKACTGMFIQEKNKNKCKDKYNQSEEQTILVHNYSDEYELISSEEENISKLLKRNYYKEKIGLNLSKESKNFMNNCSENYKGIINISTNISGEYSNYGKKGIECNSNFFKTKENSDNINMESLQMKQESSKNQGNEQHYYHDLNSSIYSIISTTTIPNEFEIGNIKQSRSNEGISKSSENKEVEEAGLGEPESDEPYLEGSYLEGSDRCNEDLEQFEEIIVQEESQSIHSQSICKENKRIHNMKNGSKEEIKNNAYVYFKTRDINNTLSYGESYYNSGSEEKNTLDIKITEKYENIHIFIILCDNLQEALLNNINRDIQMKCLDIFYKFCSIDEAIVNIILSHTSLVEWIFDFISNTKYECLREKALNFLVTFFFNNSLFSHTHAHYMLDVLINIISKYVNRNSGIYNNVSSDYSIFFYFLKALDMLIHIAYSSIKILHIFKVINIISFLVVSPNSAPTNIKDIISFFENLLLKNSRINTNVYHNSRGCNVINKNNGERYELKKNEMNLPIHKKTFSNIYDESVKGNDCAHDCFLYRGPRIHKNDFPCAHNKRRTGLKNGMKSEVTEHISGKIIRGISGHAEVITHTISCKSESRTKYFTNDIINKFYVTNISSLFKVLKTVLNIIKIVNKNKEDIYVELIYNEPNNSLNELCLAIMKLLFSLTYILNRNDNFLINEEIINEKDNFYTDNNNNNANNNDNDNNNDNNNDNDNDNDNDSDGDNDNELQIFTFIKIILYFFIELHSFFRNIMKERKDTPFEKDILNFIKILYLSCIYIFEDITERKKLFNNISTSICFSSFFTPFFHLFSNILTHVEEISASYLHCFEKDPHNTAQNRIEQHVDTNGENKNDQLDTDNYKELTSVIFAEYKKRIKQILIKNKPFTLFFQYVHSNNYNPECYRILELLIYEEGELFKEKKNKKDILIEIIKKNDFYFTKVLLFNFNDNEDLIETVIYIFYLCLNHDKNFIEKKLNISKVDNYVENIFSLNDFEVNINPLFLFMALSYSYYFITKDKILSLFTCIKKEMYKINVPLWLNIKKIKNIYFAFDCIFSLKINSGNYSLYISFIIYIIKLELSLYSSKQADQVDSRLYLSISKNNDLVKRIFENVETDKIPNNHIIYVYYLIIKLRKYCVEQCKSLSLYKMMNTVIRYMSTAVNTAEEINDIFSFFFIFFENLEIFAQTDIFNIITLLQKLSFYVKSSMKEFFNKNNNLKEVDNNEILPNSLKFENSFFYFILNLILYCRKYNQIQNINVLSSSISLIQLLIYAIQFTNNHFKSLSILILSLLILPMPKTPKTVSPLLMKLSTSFDKCAEDILLLDSKTSMPTESSSSTTSSTMSNHISSSREKYVIRKNLFFPLVSSTHANIRLSSLSLLLSLLLTNNIVLLDEEVFSFFIFLINSSFLSEWNDIQNDLLFAIINVLLLSTILNLKAKSFCFNFIYSFRPFFLRGILRLSRNENIIIHKLFFLLITVKIKPLWFDLKSYSEKILKILLNIVTKKDLDIMTFNCISSLAYETFTINKNNTEDSSSKEGVNKCVIGNLEEYLETYKKNIRNNDGDVYCTLVFNKFKCEHIDYDAVLAVLNTTRLLLYK, encoded by the exons ATggagataaaattaaatacaataTTCAACGACATTTTGCTACTTCAAACTGATGAGCACAAGATAGAAAATCATGATAAATGCTTTGTTGATAAACGACAGAACATACTATGTGCAGAGTGCATTaacaaaattctttttaataactgtcctttatataaaaaatatttattatttaaaagtttaaatgatatatattcagTGAACAATTGTCATGACTTTCGtcatcatttttctttttttctacttGATCACACTTTGTTTTTATCAAACACTTTCGAATATTTAGAAGGTACAACTAAATTAAATGAGCaagataatgataataataaggaGGATGATTATGCTTATTCTGTTAACAACGAATTAATAATCCTAGCAACTAACGCATGcaaagaatttttaaatatttgttctGAAGATttgtgtaatatttttaaggatGCAATTTATACTTGTGTACTTGttagattaaaaaaaatttcatcgtataataaaaaaaaaaaaaattcctttatactaaaatttttaaaaaatttaatagatCATATAGAAGTTATACACACAACTTTAAAAGAAGAATCAGTAGTCATTGAAGgttttatgaaattatttattcaaaattactcaattaatgaaaattccaaaaatgaaaaaccaaaaaaaatttatttttatcctaaccaattttttttaaatcaacAAAACGATAGTATTAATGTAGATGATTATAACAACAAAGAACTTTTACTAACActtcaaataatttacaGCCTTTGGAATGAAAATTCTCTATGGCAAATAAAACATGACTTactaaaaaacttttttattatcctaattaaaaattttaaatatattaataagaacACTGATCTATGTAATTATTGCATAgagtttatttatttaattactaAAAATCTTAATGATATAACCTACTTTTTCAACACAATCATTTTTCACTCAGAAAGCAAAAAGGGCAGTCAAGAAGCCATAAACACACCTACCATTGTTAGTGGAGACAATAttaacagtaatagtaaccATCAACAAACCCTTTCCTCAAGCATACACATTTCTTCTAACCAAAAAGAACGAAATTGGAACGACCTATTTACAAGTCATTATTTgggtaaaaataatgttagtTACGAATCTGGGGATGCTAGCAAACCTGAAGAACTTTGTAGACGTAGCGAGTATAATAAGAATGAAATACTTTTTGAAATCTATAAAGATGAAGGTGAAGAAAGCACTGAGAAAGGTAAGCTCACTTACAAACGCAAAAacagtgaaaaaaaatataatgaaaattatacgAAAGAAGTCgaattaaaacatataaattataaattccGGCAAAAGGAAAAGGCATGTACAGGAATGTTTATCcaggaaaaaaacaaaaacaaatgtaaagataaatataaccAATCAGAAGAACAGACAATACTCGTGCACAATTATAGTGACGAATATGAACTCATATCATCCGAAGAGGAAAACAttagtaaattattaaaaagaaattattataaagaaaaaataggcttaaatttatcaaaagaaagtaaaaatttcatGAATAACTGTAGTGAGAACTACAAAGGAATCATAAATATCTCTACTAACATTTCTGGGGAATATAGTAATTACGGAAAAAAAGGCATTGAATGCAATTCCAATTTCTTTAAAACTAAAGAGAATTctgataatataaacatgGAGTCGTTACAAATGAAGCAGGAAAGTAGCAAAAATCAAGGCAACGAACAGCACTATTACCATGATCTAAATTCAAgtatatatagtattattaGCACCACAACAATTCCAAACGAGTTTGAAATCGGAAATATTAAACAGAGTAGGAGCAACGAAGGGATTTCTAAGTCGAGTGAGAATAAAGAGGTAGAAGAAGCAGGCTTGGGAGAACCAGAATCAGACGAACCATATTTGGAGGGGTCATATTTGGAAGGATCCGATCGGTGCAATGAGGATTTGGAACAATTCGAAGAAATCATAGTGCAAGAAGAATCTCAATCTATACATTCTCAGTCAATCTGCaaggaaaataaaaggatCCATAACATGAAGAATGGCTCAAAAGAAGAGATAAAGAATAACGCATACGTATATTTCAAAACACGTGATATTAATAACACCTTATCTTATGGGGAATCATATTATAATTCAGGttcagaagaaaaaaataccttggatataaaaataacagaaaagtatgaaaatatacacatttttataattttgtgtGATAATTTACAAGAAGCATTACTAAACAATATTAATAGAGATATACAAATGAAATGTTTagacattttttataaattttgtagTATTGATGAAGcaattgttaatattattttatctcATACGTCACTTGTTGAGTGGATATTTGATTTTATATCAAACACAAAATATGAATGTTTAAGAGAAAAAGCATTAAATTTTCTtgttacctttttttttaataattcccTTTTTTCTCATACACATGCCCACTACATGCTTGATGTTctaataaacataatttcaaaatatgtaaatagaAATAGTggtatttataataatgtaagtAGTGATTATTCgatcttcttttattttttaaaagcttTGGACATGCTTATTCATATTGCTTATTCCTCTATAAAAATACTTCATATTTTCAaagttattaatataatttcctttttagtGGTATCTCCTAATTCTGCTCCTACAAATATTAAagatattatttctttttttgaaaatctcttattaaaaaatagcagaataaatacaaatgtTTATCACAACTCTAGGGGTTGCAAtgttattaacaaaaataatggaGAAAGgtatgaattaaaaaaaaacgaaatgaaTTTACCTATACACAAGAAAACGTTctctaatatatatgacgAATCTGTTAAGGGGAATGACTGTGCTCATGATTGCTTCCTTTATAGGGGTCCAAGAATACATAAAAACGATTTTCCTTGTGCTCACAATAAGAGGAGAACCGGTTTGAAGAATGGCATGAAAAGTGAGGTAACAGAGCATATAAGTGGTAAGATTATAAGAGGAATTAGTGGTCACGCAGAGGTTATAACCCACACAATCTCATGTAAAAGCGAGAGCCGCACAAAATATTTCACAAACgacataataaataagttCTACGTTACGAACATTTCCTCTCTATTTAAAGTATTAAAAACAGTATtaaacattataaaaattgtaaacaAGAATAAAGAAGATATATATGTGGAGCTGATTTATAACGAACCAAATAACTCTTTAAATGAATTATGCTTGGCAATAATGAAACTGCTTTTTTCATTaacatacattttaaatagaaatgataattttttgataaatgaGGAGATAATTAACGAAAAGGATAATTTTTACActgataataacaataataatgcCAATAATAATGACAATGACAACAATAATGACAACAATAATGACAACGATAATGACAACGATAATGACAGTGATGgtgataatgataatgagcttcaaatttttacctttataaaaataatcctatatttttttatagaacttcattcattttttagaaatattatgaaagaaagaaaagacaCTCCATTCGAAAAGGACATTTTAaactttattaaaattttatatctttcttgtatatatattttcgaAGATATAACTGAGAGGAAAAAGTTGTTTAACAATATAAGCACTAGTATATGcttctcttcattttttactcctttttttcatttattctcGAATATTTTGACGCACGTAGAGGAAATTTCTGCGAGCTATTTACATTGCTTTGAAAAAGATCCTCATAATACAGCTCAAAATCGAATAGAGCAACATGTAGATACAAATggtgaaaacaaaaatgatcAATTAGACACAGATAACTATAAAGAGCTAACCTCTGTAATTTTTGCAGAGTAcaagaaaagaataaagcAGATCCTAATAAAAAACAAGCCGTTTACACTATTCTTTCAATATGTGCATAGTAACAATTACA ACCCCGAATGCTACAGAATTTTGGAGCTCCTAATTTATGAAGAAGGCGAATTGTtcaaagaaaagaaaaacaagaaaGATATATTGattgaaataataaagaaaaatgattTCTATTTTACGAAagttttgttatttaattttaatgataatgaaGATCTAATAGAaactgtaatatatattttttacctaTGCTTAAATCATGATAAGaattttattgaaaagaAGTTGAATATCAGTAAAGTAGACAATTATgtggaaaatattttttcacttaATGATTTTGAAGTGAATATTAAccccctttttttatttatggctttatcttattcttattattttataacaaaagataaaatattatctCTTTTTACGtgcattaaaaaagaaatgtataaaataaatgtaccTCTATGGTTAAacatcaaaaaaattaaaaatatttactttgcTTTTGACtgtattttttccttaaaaataaatagcgGCAACTACAGCCTTTATATCTCGTtcattatttacataataaagtTAGAATTATCTTTGTATTCATCAAAACAGGCTGATCAGGTCGACAGCAGGTTGTATTTGTCCATTTCTAAAAATAAC GACTTAGTGAAAAGGATATTTGAAAATGTAGAAACAGACAAAATACCCAACAaccatattatatatgtatactatttaataataaaattgagAAAATATTGTGTAGAACAATGTAAATCTTTgagtttatataaaatgatgAACACTGTGATTAGATATATGAGCACAGCTGTAAATACAGCAGAAGAAATTAATGATATcttctctttcttttttatattttttgaaaatttggAAATATTTGCACAAacagatatatttaatataataacactgttacaaaaattatcattttatgtaaaatctTCAATgaaagaattttttaataaaaataataatttaaaggaAGTAGacaataatgaaatattaccCAATTCTcttaaatttgaaaattcctttttttattttatattaaatttaattttatattgtagaaaatataatcaaatacaaaatataaatgtattatcttcatctatatcattaatacaattattaatatatgctaTACAATTCACCAACAATCATTTTAAGAGTTTATCAAtcttaatattatcattacttATTTTACCTATGCCAAAAACACCAAAAACAGTATCTCCATTACTTATGAAATTATCAACGTCATTTGATAAATGTGCTGAGGACATACTACTATTAGATAGCAAAACATCTATGCCTACTGaaagtagtagtagtactACTAGCAGCACCATGAGCAATCATATTAGCAGTAGtagagaaaaatatgtaattagAAAAAACCTGTTTTTTCCCTTAGTCAGTAGTACGCATGCAAATATTAGACTTTCCTCTTTGTCCCTATTATTAagtttattattaacaaat AATATTGTGTTACTCGACGAGGAGGTCTTcagcttttttattttcttaatcaATAGCTCCTTTTTAAGT GAATGGAATGACATTCAGAATGACTTACTATTCGCCATAATTAACGTCCTGTTACTTTCAACAATCTTAAATTTAAAAGCTAAATCATTTTGCTTTAACTTTATATACTCATTCAGGCCTTTTTTCTTAAGAGGTATATTACGTTTAAGTAGAAACGAAAATATTATCATTCACAAGCTGTTTTTCCTTCTTATA ACGGTTAAAATCAAACCATTATGGTTTGATTTGAAGAGTTATAGCGAAAAG ATATTGAAAATCTTATTGAATATTGTTACAAAAAAGGATCTAGATATCATGACGTTTAACTGTATATCCTCCCTTGCATATGAa ACTTttactattaataaaaataataccgAGGATAGTAGTAGCAAGgaag GCGTAAATAAATGTGTTATTGGTAATTTAGAAGAATATTTagaaacatataaaaaaaatataagaaataatgatGGAGACGTTTATTGCACCCTGGTTTTCAACAAATTTAAAT gtGAACATATTGATTATGATGCAGTTTTGGCTGTATTAAATACGACaagattattattatataaataa